A stretch of Episyrphus balteatus chromosome 2, idEpiBalt1.1, whole genome shotgun sequence DNA encodes these proteins:
- the LOC129911642 gene encoding maltase A2-like produces MMKTQLYAVFIITLSLSFTTFAATLDWWEDASLYQIYPRSWKDSDGNGIGDLQGATEKLDYLKEIGITAAWLSPVFKSPMVDNGYDISNFTEIDPIFGTLEDFDALIEKSKEIGVKLILDFVPNHSSDECEWFKKSVNREDGYDDFYVWADGLNDPQNPGQKLPPSNWVSVFGGPMWTWNEKRQQFFLHQFLPQQPDFNFRDEKVHEKLFDVLKFWLDRGVDGFRIDAVPHMYEKVFENGTYPDEDPNNHINTQNQYETVELLYSWRNFLDNYQKENGGDTRVLLAEAYSPIEWLDKITGNGTHNGVHVPFNFAFLQLNLTVNARNIETLVDSWMNVMWKKHQTANWLTGNHDKDRIIERVGENKTDLMYFLLTGLPGVTITYNGEEIGMSNVATCQNCSIAEERNNARSPFQWNNDTSAGFSSSNNTWLPISNNYTKVNVQNQLSSKKSPLRLFIALQKLMATPAFKAFKDKDGFSYAAVNENVFQIIRRSSDEEYRFLINFGDNEEDIGGILRSGNENSLFEYTVVSRNSPHAIGDTVKLADIKLMPVEGVALKRVDEN; encoded by the exons ATGATGAAAACCCAACTGTATGCAGTTTTCATTATTACACTCAGCCTAAGTTTTACCACATTTGCTGCTACTTTAGATTGGTGGGAAGATGCTTCACTTTATCAAATCTATCCAAGATCTTGGAAGGATAGCGATGGCAATGGAATTGGAGACTTACAAG GAGCAACCGAAAAACTAGATTATCTCAAGGAAATTGGTATAACAGCTGCTTGGTTATCGCCAGTTTTCAAGTCACCCATGGTTGACAATGGTTATGATATTTCCAATTTCACCGAAATTGATCCAATTTTCGGAACTTTGGAAGATTTTGATGCTCTGATTGAAAAGTCCAAGGAAATTGGTGTTAAACTTATTTTGGATTTTGTGCCAAATCATTCGAGTGATGAATGTGAATGGTTCAAAAAATCAGTCAATCGAGAAGATGGATACGATGATTTTTATGTTTGGGCTGATGGTTTGAATGATCCACAAAATCCGGGACAAAAATTACCTCCATCCAATTGG GTTAGTGTATTTGGTGGACCAATGTGGACATGGAACGAAAAACGTCAACAATTCTTTCTTCATCAATTCTTGCCACAACAACCTGATTTTAATTTCAGAGATGAAAAAGTTCACGAAAAATTGTTCGATGTTTTGAAATTCTGGCTTGATCGAGGTGTTGATGGTTTTCGAATTGATGCTGTTCCTCACATGTATGAAAAGGTTTTTGAGAATGGAACTTATCCTGATGAAGATCCAAATAATCACATCAACACTCAGAATCAGTATGAAACTGTTGAGTTGTTGTATAGTTGGAGGAACTTTTTGGACAAttatcaaaaagaaaatggcGGAGATACAAG GGTCTTGCTTGCCGAAGCTTACTCACCAATCGAATGGCTTGATAAGATCACTGGAAATGGAACACACAACGGTGTTCATGTTCCATTCAACTTTGCATTTTTACAGTTAAATTTAACAGTGAATGCAAGGAATATAGAAACTTTGGTAGATTCGTGGATGAATGTTATGTGGAAGAAGCATCAAACAGCCAATTGGTTG ACTGGCAACCATGATAAAGACAGAATTATCGAACGAGTTGGTGAAAATAAGACAGATTTAATGTATTTCCTGCTAACTGGTTTACCCGGCGTAACCATCACTTATAAC GGTGAAGAAATTGGAATGTCCAATGTTGCTACATGTCAAAATTGTTCTATTGCTGAAGAGCGTAATAATGCAAGGAGTCCTTTCCAATGGAACAACGATACATCAGCTGGATTCTCATCGTCGAACAATACCTGGTTACCAATTAGCAATAATTACACAAAAGTTAACGTACAAAATCAATTATCTTCGAAAAAAAGTCCGCTAAGACTTTTTATAGCTTTGCAGAAATTAATGGCAACACCTGCATTCAAAGCATTTAAGGATAAAGATGGTTTTAGTTATGCGGCGGttaatgaaaatgtttttcaaattattcG ACGATCTTCAGATGAAGAATATCGTTTTTTGATCAATTTTGGTGATAATGAAGAAGACATAGGAGGAATCTTAAGATCAGGAAACGAGAACAGCTTGTTCGAATATACGGTTGTTAGCAGAAATTCTCCTCATGCTATTGg cgATACTGTAAAATTGGCAGATATTAAACTAATGCCAGTTGAGGGAGTTGCTTTGAAAAGAGTTGACGAAAATTAA